AGATGGTAAGCTGTTACAGTAATGATGGAAAATAATAGAGATGTTACTGGACCGTAATACTGTCTCTACACCAGTGCAATGTGTGAATGTTATATTATCCTACTCATTTTTTCACCAGTGTGATTTATAAGCAAATGCAGCTTATAGTCTGGTATAATAGGATACTTAATAGGGTACATTGTTAGGTGCTTTATCATTGCAAAACAGGAATTTTAGaatgtttgacagttttatAATATTACAGTATGCCTCTCAGTGTTGTTTCACTGATATATTGTTCAATATCTTTGTATTTTGTAAAAACTACTGACTCACATTATTGGCATTGTGCATCATCATCAATTATGATTTTAAtattatcattgttattattcACACTAAATCCTATAAAAACGAAGGATTAACGACCCAAAGAGATACACAAGGAGACCACACTGAGATGTATTGTGTTATAAAACATTaatagacaaataaaaacaaaacaccattaAATGGCCTTTCACTTGTGTGTTCTGTTTAAAAACCAGGATGAGATTATAAGGAGGGCCTTTTTCCAGGTTTGTGCCCTGGGACCACTCACTCTTTAAACCCCCCCAATGGCTCACAAAGTCAAAGCCTCGACTGTCCCTGCTGTAGCTCTCAGAGCTGATGTGAAGTGATATGAGAGGggggatgctgctgctgctgctgctgctgctgctgctagccgCCTAGCCGTGGGATTCAACCGAAGGTGGACCATCCTTTCACCTGGGAGGCTGCAGCTCTTCTCAGCCGATGCTCACACGCCCAGCCGCCCGCCGCGTTACGCTTCTcatctcacctccacacaccggGATGGACAAAGCTAACCCCGCGCCGCTGCAAGGGAAGCCTCGGGCATGTTAGGGGGAAAGCGAGCGATAGTAACAATCCCAATAATAATCCAGAGACGTCGTCCTCCTGACCTGCATCTTCTTCCTGACTGGACTGAACCATTCTCATTCTCCACCAGGGGGGCGAAAAAAACATGGACGTGAACATTGTTACTCAGacagaatttttaaaaaagtaaaacggcgaatacacaaaaataaatacacagtgTATCTATTGTTTGTATTCAAATTCACTGAAATCATGAATTTATATGAACTTGATTAATTGTAATCGGCGTGTCTCACCCGTGTCGGGTAGTGTAGCCAGTCACAGCGGGGGCCGCGCTTCGTATATAAACTTTACCCCTCTGGCGGAAGGTGAGGCGATCCTACTTTTCTCTTTACTGAAGACAATCAACAGATACACTCCTCTAAACTTCTTCAATGCAAATCAAATGCATGAACAGCGATAAAAAGCCACCTGCTATGGTGAACTCGGGGTGGTTTCTGGTGTGGACATTTATGCAGACAACGGAATCACATGACGCGTTCACGAAACATACCTAGTGTGATTGCATAGTCTCTATTTTTGTGAATAGAAAGTCAGATATCTCTTTCTATGACCAAAGGCACACATTTAAATATGATTCAACGTCTTGTTTCACGCCTCAGTTTGAGATAACTttattaaaaagtatttttatcaCTTATTTCATTATAGTTTATTTCATTCCAGACATCTCAAAACACGTACAAAGTATAGAAAGGATGAAAAACCAAGACAGATACAAAAGAAAAACGTATATTAATTTGAATATATATCAACATATATCACATAACTAATTCTGTATTTGTTGACAATCAGTGATATAAAtgataccaaaaaaaaacctcaaacgtCTTAGTAATATAATTattgcaaatatttttttggggggatagTTATCATTAATTCTCTTTACAAGTCTTACGGGAGAAATATGATATATTGTTGAATAACCGAGAAAATCCAGCCTTACCAAAAATGATTTGTGGTTAATGTATTGTGATTTGTGCACTGATGTATTTTGTGCATTGAGctttcagtgaaacagcagatgtcacaatatttttgttttaaatcacacTACATAGTATAGATTATCTATACAGTTTATTTCCATCTTGATACTGGGCTGCGTGTTTTGAAAAGTTCattgaaaaacttaaaattgTTGTAGTTGATCACACTTTTCTTTAATAATTAAAATTCTTTCATTTGGAATTTTTTGAGTATGCATAATGCACTAAAACATAAAGCATTGTAGCTTAGTCTGGAGTATATTGTGCATGTTCATACCAAATGATAATATAAATATGATAAATGTGTTGTGTAGTGTGCAGCCTTCATGCAATCAGTTGAttgggagtttttttcttcagtttctgttAAAAGCAGCTAAACAGACATAGTCCTGTTCAGTCATTTGTCTaatattattttcatatttgtgaAAGTAGAAGAGCTGCGAGCAAGTCAGCCTTTTAGGGATTATGTCAGTGAGTTTATATACAACCCCGCATGAAAACATGTTCACGATTTTCATTGTAACCACAATAATAATATTCATTATTAATAAAACAATGAGCCAATAAGAAAAACCTGACACTCCCAGATGGTTGTAGAAGCTCAACTAAGCACCAAAACATCTTTTGGAGAACTTCTAACTTTTAGCAGCTttacccagttttttttttttttttttttttgcatttaacaAGCAACATTTACTTGAGTCTTAAGGGGAGATAATAATATAGCCCCTGTCCCTCCACACCCACCCGCCTTTCACAAGTAAACATTCTTTGTCAATAAAGGAGCCCTAAGATCTCACCAGGGTGCAACGGTCAATCCCAGTTAATGTCAGACTGGCTGAAAGCGTCTGAAGTGACCCTCCAGTTAGAGTGAATGTTATCAGGAGCTGAATAGAGATTCGTCGTCTTTTCTGTTctgatttcattgtgtttttggatTTCTGCTCAGGTCTGTGGTCTCTCTCATGCTGCTGGTTGTCAATCGGTCAACTTTCTGTGCCGTACTTCAGTTATTTTCTGCATCTTGCTTTTGCtggtttgtgtctttgtggCCATTATGTGTCTCATCTGCGTCCCGTTATGGTTCTTGAGTGTCTCTTTCCAGGAGGTATCCTTTACTTCTTGTACATTGACAGTGCTTATCTAACTTTTTGGGTGTTTGCGCTCAGTCGGGTATGGGTCTACAGTCTCACTGCTTCAGTGAAAGAAAGGTTAACAGGTCAAACATAACAATCAGCAGAGGTTTGCTGTGATGCAAGCTGACTGTCCAGTGTTTTgcagagcatcatgggaaagaAGCTGGTGATCATCGACACAGACTGCGGGATTGATGATGCTCAGGCTATAATGATGGCCTTGGTGGCGCCAGAGGTTGAGATCCTGGGAATCACCTGCACGTTTGGGAACGCAGCATTGGACAACGTGTGTCAGAACGTCCTGAGGGTGCTGTCCGTCTGTGAGCGCAGTGAGGTGTGTGGCATTACACCACGCTTTGGCCCGGctgaaataaatgtgaactCACAGGAGAGCACACCACCAAGACTTGGCTGTGGCCAACTCATCAGCTGTAATGTCCTGATCCTTGCAGATTCCAGTGTTTCGTggctctgctggtcctctggtTGGAGCCGGCAACCCATTCAGCGACCACTTTGGCGGCGACGGACTCGGGGATGTACTCCAAGACAAAGATCCAGAGTGGGAGAAGAAGATCCAGAAAGAGCACGCAGTCAACGCAATGATCAGATTAGTGTctgagaaccagaaccaggtaaaaaaaaaaaaaaaaacactttaaatggTTGATGTCTTGGAAATCTGTCAGAAGTATTCACATGTCATacactttctgctgttccagctgaGGTTAGGGGACAGAGgaagagacacagacagacagcacaGAGCAGATTGTCATAAATGGACTCGCTGCAGACCCGCCATGGACTGCAAAGCTCACTGATCCGATCTTATTCCCAGTAGAAAACAGTCATCACTATAGCATTTTTCTATTTCGTCGACAGTACAAGCTTATTGTGCGTGTGACGGGATTTGCTGGTTTTCGTAGGTCTCCCTGGTGGCACTCGGCCCGCTCACCAATCTGGCCCTGGCTGTCAGGCTGGACCCGGGTTTTCCCCAGAAGCTGAGGGAGCTGTACATCATGGGTGGCAACATGGAAGGTAACAGCTGCAGGCGACAGCGAGGGTTTGCTCTCACACTCTGAGTAACGCGCCGTCGTGTCGCCGCAGGGAAAGGGAACGTGACCCTTTGTGCCGAGTTCAACTTCGCAATGGATCCAGAGTCTGCCTACGTCGTTCTGGAAGAATACCTCTGCCCCACTTACGTTGCATCATGGGAATTCTCCTGCAGAAACGGACTTCCGTGGGTAAGGTGAAGCCTTCCAAACGACCATACGACCACGCACCATGAGGGTGTCGCTTCACACCGGCATCCCTGATTGGCAGGAGTTCTTCGAGGAGCTGATCAACCAGGACGCTCCTGCGGCGCGCTTCATGAAGACGATCACGTCCCAGTGCTCGGCCTACTCCCAAACCTCCCTGAAGAACAAAAGAGACGTGTTCTTCGGACCCCTCTTCGTCTCCTACGACGCCTACGCCATGGCGGCCTGCATCGACGGCGGCCTGGTCACGGAGAGCATCTCGTGTCCCGTCCGCGTGGAGCTGCAGGGCGCCATCGGCCGCGGCATGATGGCGCTGGACCGCACCAACGTGCTCAACAAGAGTCACAGCGTGTCCGTCCTGACTAAATGTGACGTGGCCAAGTTCAGCCAGCTGCTCATGGCGTCCCTCAGACAGCCCTGCACCAAGTAAAGTTTGGTGACCGGAGGAAAAGGTTGGTCTTTCCCTGAGCCACAAGGGGGCAGCAAAACGGTAACATTAGCCATCATGAGGGGGCGGTGAGCACAACAGCCCTCCACTGAGGTCTCAGAGTTGTAGAAAACTAACAACCAGCCTGGCACGTCTTGTAAATGTCAGCTCAGTTGTATGTCAAGTGTGAAGTTGTGTttaacaaataaacacaattcCAAACGAAATGTTGCTCAACAGTCGTCTTCCTCCAGCatgtttttcagtattttttagtGTACTTGATGCTGATGAAGTGTTGAGGCGAGCAGCATCACCGGTCTCTCACTGAAAGTGAGTGGTGGATAAACCAGCGACAGCGGCGATACTTTGAGTTCATTGCTTCAAAACAGCTGGACAGAAGAAACGCTGGACGCTCCTCCAGCTTACCGAGAGGTGAACAAAGCACACATCCAGACATtctgctcatttttatttttatttaaatttgcaGACAAACAGAGGCATCCAATACCAACctcaaaatgacttttctgaTTGTTCAACCGAATCATTGCCTCAAAAGGCTTTTTAATAAGTGTAGGGTCACTTTATGAAATAAtatgaaaaggaaaaattaaacACCAAGACCAATTCTGAAAGCTTTTGGGAAATTTTGCTgtgaagcaacaaaaaaaaaaaaaaaaaaagaaaaaaatcgcAAGTCAAGTCAGATGCTACATAAAAACCTGGTACAATGGTTTCGGGTGTGAATTTTCAAAgcatttagttttttgtttcttttttaacgtCAATAAAAGGAatcaaaattatgaaaaacagGGAATCATAGCTCGAATTAGTTTGTGTTTTCAACATCAACACTGAACTTTGACTCAGAAGGCCATGAAGATGAACATTTTGTACAGTGACAAACTGCACTGGTCTTAGCATAGAACATGCTaacaacattttgaatttagaGGAATCTGctaaaacagatttaaaaaaaaaaaaaaaagcatttcttcAACCATTAAAGGATAATAAGCTGGAGAGATCAAAATGCAGGGTTGGTAATTCAACGCCGTGGGTCAATTCCTGTTGGGATTCTCTCATTTGAAAACAATTTGATTGGGAGGGCACGCGCGGTTTCCGCAGGGCATCGTTCTAGTTGCCGTTGTCGGAGGAGCTGGGCCAGGGTTCGGAGCTGCGCCTGCTCCACGGGTGGCGCCACATGTTCCACGGGATGTACGGACGACCCATCTCCGCGgacggggacggcggcggctggGCGGACCCGCCCACCAGGTCGGTCAGCCCCGCCGAGCTGGTCGTCGGAGAGAAGGGGTTTAAGGCCGAATCTGCACTTGTTGACCAGATGGAGCTGCCGAAGGGCGTGGTGGTGGACCACGGGCTGGAGGCGTTCCCCAGGAGTGACTGCAagaacacagagacacatgttgaCGGCACAGCGGCGAGGACGGCCGCCAGCAGAATCACGACGACGACGACGTCTTTgctttcttcagaatatcggTTTCatctttttctatttactaTTACATACTATTCAAAAATTCAGCTTAATTTCTGGAATTTTAACTGAAATTCAGCTGAAACTTTAGCTTCACTATTACACCTCTGAgattaatgttttaaaaaaataaaaccgtCATCTCTGTGCCTTTTTCAATTTGGGCACATTAAAAACCTTACTGATCTGAGTGAttcttgatttgatttattcttGATCCTTTGACTTTTGATAAATCAATATTACGGTATATTATTCACtgtaatttcagttttctttagagaaataaaaacaaggggAAGATGAGCTGTCTGCaagtttaaaaacatgaaattaaatagtgaaacaaaatgagtttgagaaaaaaaaagatgtaaaatttCATGTGTCAATTTGAAATTTACCAAAAACAAATACTGCAACCATTCAACGGTGACTCTTATTCGCAGGTCATGTTGACGACACCTAGAGCTCACTGCTTGCTGTTCGAGGCTCGGGTCTGAAAATTAActatttttaaacatgtttgttGTCGTGTTAGCTTTGTGTAGTTAAATGTTCCACGTGCAGCAGTTTGAGGAGGATTTTCTGGCGCAGTGTCAGAGCTCGGCTGTTAACTGATTGGAGAGCTGCTTAAACAAACCTAATTCTGTTCAGGTTGGGCGGTAAAGTTACATTCATGTACATCTCACTGACGGTGTGTTTTGgccggtgcggtgcggtgcggtgcggtgcggtgcggtgcggtgcggtgcggtgcggtgcggtgcgggtCTTACTGCAGTTTGGGCAGTAGgcgagctggagctgctgggccAGGAGTGCAGCGGGtcactgctctgcatgtccCAGATGGAGGAGCTGGTAACCGAGGTGAACTCAGACCAGCTCTGCTGAGGCTCCGACGTCTTCGGCTGATTCATTCCGCTGAAAACTGAACCGAGACGTGGCGTTTAGTCGACGAGAAGCCTGCCGCAGCAGTTATTTCCTGCATTTTGTCGCCGCCCGGTCCAGACCCCGAGCCGCAGTGATAAATTACCTCCCGTCAGGTTGAAGGAGTTGTTTGGCCCGAACGCGGAGAAGGAGTTGACAGAGTGGTAGCTGGGACTACTGGCTGTGTCGAGCGGACTCCACAATCCAGAGCTGGAAGAGAACAAACCCACGCTGGGATTCAGTCAGTGGGGACGGGTAAACTGTCACCTGGTGTGTAGATCAGAGCTATTTTCCCACATTACCTGTCGGAGCTGTCACTTTCCACTGAGGTCATGTGTGCCAGACTCTTTCCTTGGCTGTCACTTTTACCTGGGCCGGAGCCCCCTGAGGACCAAACACAAACTGTGAAAAGACCGCCGTAAcgaagctgctgctcctgcttgtGGCATATTTACCTGGGCTTTTGTCATAACCAGCAGCAACTGCAGCAAAGGTGGGGTTTCCATTTTTACCCGGGAGTGGAGAAGGTGAGGGAAGCTTGTTACCAGGAGCTTTCTTCTGGAGTCCCTCACTGTAAAAAACACTTCCGATCAGTACAAAAACCAGCATTCCTCAGAGCTAAAACCTACTTCACCTGATACATAACAAATAAACTGACATTGTGGATAGGTATGACTGTTGAACTGGTGAAAGCAAATATAGTGGGCAGAGCCTTGAGGAACGCCAAGAGTGAAGTCTCACccaaaacaagagaaaataTTTCCTTTCATCAGAAACCAACTACAACCTTTCAGCAATCATTTCTGGTCTGTCAAGTCTGCCTTTGTGTTACTATTTACCTCAATATGTTAAAGAGTTACAACatggcaatatgactgtaagaagtccctcctcctcttttcaacCACAGTTATGTAATCTGTCATATCTGCTCCTGTTTGCTGGATTATTTAGATATCGAAAGctttctgtttgaaataaaaaagggATGATTAATAAAGACAGGAAATATTGGGCCTCTAGAACAGTGCTCTGAGGAACACCATGATTCACCAACCATTGATAATATTTAGCTGAACAAAAGGAGTATCTtaagtttccttttttccatTACTACTAGTTTGAGTGTCACTATTCAGTTTGTTCAGATGTATTAGTTTACACCCTCCAACTTAGCAAAGTTTAATAAAATAACCGGGCATGTGACAGAAAAAGGTGAAGCTAAGTACATGAAAGAATTCTCAATTTCTAAGATGTTGAAGTTTCCTGGTTCATCACAACCTTGGGGAGTTTAGTGCACAAACGCAGAGTTATATTTGAGAATATCAGAAtacctgctgctgttcagcaCGCTGCTGTAAGTTCCCCGGGTCAGTAAACTGGGGGAGGTCGGAGGGGGGGAGTAGGTCCCGGCTGACACCGATCTCTTCAGGAATGGATCTGCATTCATGGTCTGGATAGagatctgctgcagactgtcagctggtgtgtgaggaacaggagagagaggagtcTCGTTGGACGGTCCATAGCACTAAAGCACGGCGCACAACGGCTTTGGGGCTGAACTCACGGATGCTGTTTTTGGATATGGGGACGTCCCACTCTGGAGAAGCAAACTCCTTTTCGCCttcggagctgctgctgtggccgAGCTCCGGCACGGAGCTGCCGCTGGACAGCGGCTTGGCAAAATGAGAGGGGCggccctcctcctgcttccccTCCGCAgctaaaacaaagcaaagctcGTCACGCGCCGCGTCCGACGACAGGGGAAGGGACGGCGCTTGAGGAGACTCACGTCTCTGCTTGGGAAGGGGTCTGGTCTTTGGGATGTTGGTGAGTGTGTGCAGAGCTTTGGGCGTGAAGCTCTTGCGCTGTTTGTTCTCCAGCGGCGTTACATATGGCAGCTCCAGAGAACTGGGAACAAGGAAGGGTTGTCAAGCAGAGAatggacaataaaaaaatttaaaagaacaattttaaaaagcagatttttaaaaCCTGGATTTCTCTGCTGGGCTCTCTTTCTTTGTGGCCACTTGTTTCTTAGGTTTGGGTTTGTTGAGGAAATTTGAAGTTTCTTCTTTAACCTTTCCGCTGGCTGCTGTCCTCCCTTTCTTTTTTACGGGTtcctggaaaaaagaaaaaaaaagtgtctttagAAGATGCAGAAAGACAAAGAGTTGTGAACTGGACAAGCTGACTTCTCCGTACCTCTTTGATGTTTGTTTCCACATCCGGGTTGGAGGtctctgtggtggtggaggagctgtcGTCATTATCAACCAGGGTGTCTCTGAGCTCGTCTCCCTGAGTCTTCACAGttaactttttctctttttcttccttctttctctgGGCTTTTGTTTTGCCCCGCAGCTTCCCTTTGGACTCCAACACTGCAAACCATACCAAACATGTAAAACTCTCCTAACGGCCCTGTCTCACACCCCCTGCGCTGATGAAAACCCGTGCTGGCTTACCTTTGTGTTGTATGGACTGAGAGCTAGGCTCCTGTACAGTTTCAGTGCTGAGTGAGTCTGGACGGTCCAGGTCATTGTCCATGGCTCCTACCAGGCTGTTATACTCGGCATCCTCGGCACACAGGTTTCTCTGAGGGGCCGACGGCCCCGCTaaagctggactctggaggtccagctgctgtttgctgtggTTGCGAGCTTTTCGGTTGGTCAACTGGCAGGCGCCGGAGAGACCGTCGGGGCCCGAGTTCAAACTTCCTTTGGTCAGCGGAGAGGAGGTCGCTTGCATAGATGGGCGGCCGAAGCCGATCCTGGACCTCTTGTCGTGGCCGTCGGGGTCTGAGAGGGTGCGGCTGTTGTTCTGTCGCCCACCGCCGCGCGCCGCTCCGTTGTTGGACGTGTATAACcctctggagctctgctgcGAGTCGCTGTAGTCGTTCAACCTGAGTGTGAATGGAGAAGTCGGCTCAGCTTCTCTTTCCGAATCTCTCCATCTCATACATTCAGTCATTATTCAGTCTAATTTTGCCCCAAACTCctgctcttttgtttttgccacCACGAGGAAATCATTATAGCTGCTGTCAGTGATGTGATTGCTCCAATTTATTACTAAATTACACCTGTCAAATCACTGAAAGTTGACTAAAACACAGTATTCCATTTTAATTACTAAAAAGGCATCCAAATggaattcaaaataaaaaactagCGAGGAATACAAAGAAGCAGGAAAGTAGCTAGCTCAAAGCAAGGTCAGAGAAAACCTGCCTCTTCCTTCTAAGACGTTGTGAATGTATGAACACCACTGCATGTGAGCAGATCCGCACGCACACATTATCGAGTCTGAAAGGAGTTTGGCTTCTACCACCAGGAAAACAATCATAAGCATCTTTAACCCCCCATGAGTGCAGCTATAAAGAAACAAAGTCAATCCTTTTCATTGGCCTACAGAAACGTTTGTGTGTGACCTGAGAATGTGAGGACACTCGAAGCAAAGAGTCAACAAAGACTCCTGCGTGACTTGTTGCTCAAACCGTCCAGCAAAAAGGGTGGAAACTCTGACTAATTATTGACTTTAAAGGGAAGCTCCAGCTGCAC
The window above is part of the Salarias fasciatus chromosome 23, fSalaFa1.1, whole genome shotgun sequence genome. Proteins encoded here:
- the LOC115381530 gene encoding inosine-uridine preferring nucleoside hydrolase translates to MGKKLVIIDTDCGIDDAQAIMMALVAPEVEILGITCTFGNAALDNVCQNVLRVLSVCERSEIPVFRGSAGPLVGAGNPFSDHFGGDGLGDVLQDKDPEWEKKIQKEHAVNAMIRLVSENQNQVSLVALGPLTNLALAVRLDPGFPQKLRELYIMGGNMEGKGNVTLCAEFNFAMDPESAYVVLEEYLCPTYVASWEFSCRNGLPWEFFEELINQDAPAARFMKTITSQCSAYSQTSLKNKRDVFFGPLFVSYDAYAMAACIDGGLVTESISCPVRVELQGAIGRGMMALDRTNVLNKSHSVSVLTKCDVAKFSQLLMASLRQPCTK